The following coding sequences lie in one Oscillatoria sp. FACHB-1406 genomic window:
- a CDS encoding polysaccharide biosynthesis tyrosine autokinase, whose protein sequence is MTSPLVKRFTVSFDENKLIALISFALVVGAGGALSMLPPPPPTPPKYEAAGKLRFSVPPPTFTQTGQALQQQGQQVAISPDTLLSPQVLKPVSDKTQMKPDELKEKVEIKFPDKKDGGKDAAKDTKKKGDAAAPQEPFEFEVKYEKAAKSDTSKDKLEAAKSAVSIVDLLMQEMVKQSRAINTALLRTKIDALKERLVQAQGDQQAVEKAYYQFISQQGAAMASAEDGTLFAGISASQQQQRQVQLTLEGVQAQIASISSQLGMNPDQAYTSSMLSADPILSSLRSKLLEIEMQMEPLRLKLRPEHPQIQTLLEQKQSTERLLQERYTELMGTGVLTPLPGQIRKESSLDPARQQLANNLVTLRTQRDTLISQLQSLQRQEQQMKQQYERYPSNQLEKSRLQQQLQLKQTLYNNMLSSLVDAQSAEAETTGSLTVSQPPAVTETPAVVKGGINPLLAIGGGTVAGLIVASGIIFAFSFLDGRVHTVKEIQGILSDRDVTLLGELPLVFNLNQQGEASPILQPYNQEDLHFYELFRSNLRRSGAKGAKTIMITSEMGNEGKTVTAYNLAIASAQAGKRTLLIEADLRSPSVARSLGIEPDPDAQLEPLSYYNARSNYLQLAPNIANLYIVPGVGPQLKAAAVLESSEFKRLLDDAKGRFDLVIVDSPPLSGYNDAMLLEPLVEGIVIVARPGVTLKAPFSARLDRFVEAELPLLGVVINGVDDSELVEMPAEASETAVLLSETPKLRATKKRRSLKESQKAEDLPDLDAEEEEDEEEEEELSQQVASRS, encoded by the coding sequence ATGACCTCACCTCTTGTTAAACGTTTTACGGTTAGCTTCGACGAAAACAAACTCATTGCCCTTATTAGTTTTGCACTGGTTGTTGGTGCGGGTGGCGCGCTCTCTATGTTACCGCCGCCACCACCTACACCCCCCAAATACGAGGCAGCAGGCAAACTTCGCTTCTCCGTGCCGCCGCCAACGTTTACCCAAACCGGACAGGCTTTGCAACAGCAAGGTCAACAGGTCGCAATTTCTCCAGATACCTTGCTCTCACCTCAAGTTCTCAAGCCCGTCTCGGACAAAACGCAGATGAAACCCGATGAACTCAAGGAAAAGGTTGAAATTAAATTTCCCGATAAAAAAGATGGCGGTAAAGACGCAGCTAAAGACACAAAAAAGAAAGGAGACGCAGCAGCCCCGCAAGAACCCTTTGAATTTGAGGTTAAGTATGAAAAGGCAGCGAAAAGCGATACTTCTAAAGATAAGCTCGAAGCTGCTAAAAGTGCAGTCTCGATCGTTGACTTGCTGATGCAGGAAATGGTCAAGCAAAGCCGAGCGATTAATACGGCTTTGCTGCGAACCAAGATTGATGCTTTGAAAGAACGCCTAGTTCAAGCTCAAGGCGACCAACAAGCTGTTGAAAAAGCCTACTATCAGTTCATCAGCCAACAGGGTGCAGCAATGGCTTCGGCCGAAGATGGTACGCTGTTCGCCGGGATTAGCGCTTCGCAACAACAGCAGCGTCAAGTGCAGCTTACTTTAGAGGGAGTGCAAGCTCAAATTGCCAGTATTAGCTCTCAGTTGGGGATGAATCCCGATCAAGCTTACACTTCCTCAATGCTGAGTGCCGACCCGATTTTGAGCAGCCTGCGCTCTAAATTGCTTGAAATTGAAATGCAAATGGAACCGTTGCGCTTGAAGTTGCGACCGGAACACCCGCAAATACAAACCTTGCTCGAACAAAAGCAATCCACCGAACGGCTGCTTCAGGAGCGCTACACGGAATTAATGGGAACGGGTGTTCTTACCCCGCTACCGGGACAAATTCGCAAGGAAAGCAGCTTGGATCCGGCACGACAGCAGTTAGCGAATAATTTAGTGACGTTGAGAACGCAGCGGGATACGCTAATCAGTCAATTGCAATCGCTACAACGCCAAGAGCAACAAATGAAGCAGCAGTACGAGCGCTATCCGAGCAATCAGTTAGAAAAGTCGCGCTTGCAGCAACAGTTACAACTCAAGCAAACGCTCTATAACAATATGCTTTCGTCGTTGGTGGACGCACAATCGGCGGAGGCAGAAACGACGGGGAGTTTAACGGTGTCCCAGCCGCCCGCCGTTACGGAAACGCCTGCCGTGGTTAAGGGGGGGATTAATCCACTGTTAGCTATTGGGGGCGGTACGGTGGCAGGGTTGATTGTAGCGAGTGGAATTATTTTTGCCTTCTCGTTCTTAGATGGTCGCGTTCATACGGTTAAGGAAATTCAAGGGATTTTAAGCGATCGCGATGTCACCTTGCTCGGAGAGTTACCGTTAGTTTTTAATCTCAATCAGCAGGGCGAAGCTAGTCCGATTCTTCAACCCTACAATCAAGAGGATTTGCACTTTTACGAACTCTTCCGCAGTAATCTGCGTCGCAGTGGCGCGAAGGGAGCGAAAACGATTATGATAACCAGCGAGATGGGCAATGAAGGAAAAACGGTAACGGCTTATAATTTGGCGATCGCGTCTGCACAAGCAGGCAAGCGAACCCTCCTCATTGAAGCCGATTTGCGCTCTCCTTCCGTAGCGCGATCCCTCGGCATCGAACCCGATCCCGACGCTCAACTCGAACCCCTCAGCTACTACAACGCCCGCAGCAACTACCTCCAACTGGCTCCCAACATTGCCAACCTCTACATCGTTCCAGGAGTCGGACCGCAGCTAAAAGCCGCCGCTGTCCTGGAATCGAGCGAGTTCAAACGCTTGCTCGACGATGCGAAGGGGCGCTTCGATCTTGTCATCGTCGATTCGCCGCCTCTCTCGGGCTACAACGATGCCATGCTGCTCGAACCCCTCGTTGAGGGTATTGTCATAGTTGCTCGTCCCGGCGTAACCTTGAAAGCGCCTTTTAGCGCTCGGCTCGATCGCTTCGTGGAAGCAGAATTACCTTTGTTAGGCGTAGTTATTAATGGGGTGGATGATAGCGAATTAGTCGAGATGCCAGCAGAAGCGAGCGAAACCGCCGTCCTGCTTTCGGAAACGCCGAAGTTACGCGCTACTAAAAAGCGTCGTTCCCTCAAGGAAAGTCAGAAGGCGGAAGATTTGCCGGATTTGGACGCGGAAGAGGAAGAAGACGAGGAGGAGGAAGAGGAACTTTCGCAACAAGTTGCTTCGCGATCGTAG
- a CDS encoding polysaccharide biosynthesis/export family protein, whose protein sequence is MKSVRNSSMLLLIAGISVLAGAKFSLAAEINEPQSSASAEEVENAVIAPPFTPPSLPGALPVQSEVEAPSPPLPVLSALGEVEAPSPHPPITPSPPPSVTPSPHPPQQTAQIPLPVIPEQPPASPPRTFDNNNPPPVFNSNSPPPTFDFNNPPPPETFGPQSPIPPTSPAPQNFQFDYNNPFSRYRLGIGDNLSVQVANFPEFNAQGTINIEGNFVVPILGGVPAIGLTLEELSSKISYLLGQRYLYQNPDVTSTLSNPRPATITVMGEVVKPGFYNLVPGAEVDEAIVAAGGSTDWADLRTVVVRRSLADGTVLERQVNIFDSLQNGTRLPPLRLQDGDSVFVAKVEVGSIQDYDRSLVSRSTVAQQQIVINVLSYANEAIGSLTLRNGSTFVDALAQLGLSFENADLDSIGLLRFDPEQGKVVSQSLNALSAIEGDISQDIPLQDGDIFVVRRSTFAKIDYVLRTITRPINSVTNLFNFIRDSLINTIPNLFRSNPNQR, encoded by the coding sequence ATGAAAAGCGTTCGCAATTCTTCAATGCTGTTGTTAATCGCGGGTATTTCGGTTTTAGCCGGTGCTAAATTCTCCCTGGCTGCCGAAATCAATGAGCCTCAAAGCTCAGCTAGCGCTGAAGAAGTTGAAAATGCAGTCATTGCGCCGCCTTTCACCCCTCCCAGCCTCCCCGGTGCGCTGCCTGTCCAGAGCGAAGTCGAAGCACCATCCCCCCCTCTCCCCGTCCTCAGTGCGCTGGGTGAAGTCGAAGCACCCTCACCCCATCCCCCCATCACCCCCTCACCCCCTCCCTCCGTCACCCCCTCCCCCCATCCCCCCCAACAAACCGCCCAAATCCCCCTACCCGTCATCCCCGAACAGCCCCCCGCCAGCCCGCCGCGCACCTTCGATAACAATAATCCGCCGCCGGTTTTTAATTCCAACAGCCCGCCGCCGACTTTTGATTTCAACAATCCACCGCCCCCAGAAACGTTTGGTCCCCAAAGTCCAATTCCGCCCACCAGTCCCGCACCGCAAAATTTTCAATTCGACTACAACAACCCCTTCAGTCGCTATCGTCTGGGAATTGGCGACAACCTGTCGGTGCAAGTGGCTAACTTCCCCGAATTCAACGCCCAAGGGACAATTAATATCGAGGGAAACTTTGTCGTACCGATTTTGGGGGGAGTTCCCGCGATCGGGCTAACGCTAGAAGAGTTAAGTTCTAAGATTAGCTACCTATTGGGACAGCGCTATCTCTACCAAAACCCCGATGTCACCAGCACTCTTTCTAATCCTCGTCCGGCAACGATTACGGTGATGGGGGAAGTGGTAAAACCCGGATTTTATAACCTCGTACCGGGCGCAGAAGTAGACGAAGCGATTGTGGCGGCGGGTGGGAGTACCGATTGGGCAGATCTGCGAACGGTCGTCGTGCGGCGATCGCTAGCCGATGGTACGGTACTGGAACGTCAGGTGAATATCTTCGATTCGTTGCAAAACGGCACGCGCTTGCCGCCTTTACGCCTGCAAGATGGCGATTCGGTTTTTGTGGCAAAAGTTGAAGTGGGTAGCATCCAAGACTACGATCGCAGCTTAGTCTCGCGCTCCACCGTCGCCCAACAGCAAATCGTCATCAACGTTTTGAGCTATGCCAACGAAGCGATCGGTTCGCTAACGCTCAGAAATGGTAGCACTTTTGTCGATGCCCTCGCCCAACTCGGTCTTAGCTTTGAAAATGCCGATCTCGACTCGATTGGGCTATTGCGCTTCGACCCCGAACAAGGGAAAGTGGTATCGCAATCCCTGAATGCGCTCTCCGCGATCGAAGGCGATATTTCTCAAGATATCCCCCTTCAAGACGGCGATATTTTCGTCGTGCGGCGCAGCACCTTTGCCAAAATTGATTATGTTTTACGAACCATTACTCGACCGATTAATAGCGTCACCAACTTATTTAATTTCATTCGCGATTCGCTGATTAATACGATTCCTAATCTGTTTAGAAGTAACCCCAACCAACGCTAG
- a CDS encoding cyanoexosortase B system-associated protein — translation MSSNTVEVARPSQSVTRSRIARIALIALFLLILAIGAVPHYLSGKWTWKKPLPVENLAQLRQLTTTGLSVPGWKTLEGEQASIGGHKWFVQKIQPEANTDPASKPIILLLRPQNDPKAQPEIDWVDIKGLDRWKTDSRSSLKFEVESEKGKIPIETRFFRAWSDRATFAVAQWYAWPEGGNPNPAAWFAADQSAQLRGYRQPWIAISIQMPIAPLAEIAPVRDKMATLAQQVHETAIAATRNPKNQK, via the coding sequence ATGAGTTCTAACACCGTTGAAGTCGCTCGCCCCTCTCAATCCGTAACGCGATCGCGCATCGCTCGCATTGCCCTAATCGCCCTCTTCCTACTCATTCTCGCCATCGGTGCAGTTCCCCACTACTTAAGCGGGAAATGGACTTGGAAAAAACCCCTTCCCGTGGAAAACCTCGCGCAACTCAGACAGTTGACGACAACGGGACTTTCCGTTCCCGGATGGAAAACCCTAGAGGGAGAACAAGCGAGTATCGGGGGACACAAATGGTTCGTTCAAAAAATTCAACCCGAAGCCAACACCGATCCCGCCAGCAAACCGATTATCTTGCTACTACGACCGCAAAACGACCCTAAAGCTCAACCCGAAATCGATTGGGTGGATATTAAAGGACTCGATCGCTGGAAAACCGATTCTCGCAGTTCGTTAAAATTTGAAGTAGAAAGCGAAAAAGGCAAGATTCCCATCGAAACGCGCTTCTTCCGAGCCTGGAGCGATCGCGCTACCTTTGCCGTCGCTCAATGGTACGCTTGGCCCGAGGGCGGCAACCCCAACCCCGCCGCCTGGTTCGCCGCCGACCAAAGCGCGCAATTGCGCGGATATCGCCAACCGTGGATCGCGATTAGCATCCAAATGCCGATCGCGCCGCTTGCCGAAATTGCCCCGGTTCGAGACAAAATGGCAACTTTAGCCCAACAAGTCCACGAAACGGCGATCGCGGCAACGCGGAATCCGAAAAATCAGAAGTAG